The sequence ACCCTTGCCAAGGCCCTTCtgaataatgtgatttttttcaggaatcaGACTCTTAGTGGGTGCAGTTACCCAACAATTTAAAGGTACAAGAAATCTTATTTCTCCTCAAACTGCAATTATTCCTTGCAGAATGAGTCTGTTTGTGCTAAAGCTAAACAAAAAACagaccaaaacacaaacaaaccaaaacgaAAAAACTTTTACCATCCATTACTTAAACAAACAGGATTTTTCTATCCAAATTCTCTGATAATTTCTTTGAAAGCTGTGGCTAGGAGTAATTCACCTGTGCCTCTGTGTGAACACCAGCAACAAGGGACCTGTTCCAGATGGGAACTGGGGGGTCTGCACAGGAAAAACCATGTTCCCTTCTGACAAATTTAGCAGGAGGGACAGGGGAGATTTCCTTTCCAACGTGccatgatcacagaatcacagaattgtctaggttggaaaagaccttgaagatcatcacaaatgaaagagaaacttgCCTGTCTTCAGGGGTCATCCTAGTTTATTGACAAGAAATAGTCAACTTTTGCCTGATTCTGGATTTAGTTGCTATGAAGCTGATAGGAGAAGCAGAACTGAAactgctgagaaaagcttcctCTTAACCAAAGCTTCCTCTTCAATGCCCTTTCAaacaaacacagcactgcaggtttTATATTCAGTTAGCAAGAGCTTTATGTGAGTTTCTACTATTCAGTGTTTTCATCCTGCAGTATTCCATAATTACTCAGTATTCATGCACCCTTTCGGTTGCCACTAAACCAGAGGGATCCCTTGCCTTATCTGACCTGATCCCACCTGCGCTCCCCAGCCGTGCCTGTGGTTCCTACCCACGCACAGCGCCTGGGCTGCCAAAAGtctctgctctgttttcattCCATGCAGGAGCTCACCCCACCATCTTCACTGCACCTCGCACAGGGAGTACCAGAGCAAATGGCCGTAGGATCAGCTCTCTAAGGAGGGCACAGAGTCTTTCCTTTATTCATCCAAACTCACTGTATTCTGTGAGAAGCTTTTCATGCAAATAAAAGCCAGAACTCTGCTCTCTGAGAAGTGTTGAGTCAAGGACTGAAGCCATGGATGTACattgtttggagttttttggggggtggtggcgGCGGAAGAAGTAAAGATGTGATTAAGAAGTAAAGATGTGATTAATTTGTAGTAAGTTAGTGTTCAGTCCACAAGCAAACAGTGTGACAATGCTAACTGGCAATAAGCAGGTTTGCTTTTCCTTGGTTCTCAGGAAAGTAACTTTCACTCTGCTCCCACAAATACCTAAGCTCTCGAGAAACTTCCTGTGCACAAAGAGCAGCGAAGACTTTATACAGCTTTAATTGCTAATACACTCAACTGGCTTTCTGGAAAGGGCCAAAACATGTATCCACTGGGAACTGGCAGGCAATTTACTGATAGCTCAACTACTGCCATTTCCGTAAGCTTACCTGCTAACACGGATTTGTCAGCTGGAAGGCTGTAAACACCCTGAGAGCATAAATCTTCCAATACATTTCAAAGCAGATTGGAAAGGCTTTGTATGCTAATTCTTGGATCAGCTCATACTGCTGTAACGACTGTTATACCTCTCCTTTCCAAATCTTCATTTCATATAAAGGGATTGTTGTGATGCCTCGTGCATGGACAGCTCTCCCCAGCCTTGCTATATagacctctcctctcctctcctctcctctcctctcctctcctctcctctcctctcctctcctctcctctcctctcctctcctctcctctcctctcctctcctctcctctcctctcctctcctctctcctctctcctctctcctctctcctctctcctctctcctctctcctctctcctctctcctctctcctctctcctctctcttctccccttcccttcatCTGTCATCAGCAACAATTTCTCCTGAGATACTTAAGGAACATCACTCAGTCTGTGACAATGCAGGTGGATTACCAGGATCACCAAATGGTGTGTTTTCTCTTCTGCCTGTACGTGTAAGTTTCCCATGGATTAAATGTTCCTCTAGCAAAATGCTTTTCTGCCACTTCTTACCTGCTTTCGGATATGCTGGTTTTGACCAATTTGAGATTGTAAATCAACAGGGCAAGGCTTGCTCCTCCTGATATATTTGAAGGGTTAAGAACAGTCAGGCTGCATTTTTGATAAATAGTATAGGACTGAAGATAATGCTGCTCAGTTCTTACTTACTATTGACATAAATAACAAATTACTCAAGTACAGCACTCAAAGAAAGTGGCTCAATTAATTATACTGCAATTaatcccatggacttgtgcactgGGAAAACCTGTTTACTTCATCAGCGACATTAATGTGAACTGAGCCATTTACTGACAATATTGAGTACTCTACAATTTTGAAAAGATTTGTCTCTCTGGCTAATGGTTTGCAAACATCCAGTCTGCAACAGTTCAGCAGAGTGTGAGTCTGTTATCAAAAGTAAGATTGGAACAACATTGTCATGTGGCTTTATACTTAATTTGTGGGTTTAATATGTATAAATGTAACATTatgcatttttataattttaatacataattttatCTATTTCATATAAAGTTATATTtgtataatataaaaatatatcagtaaGAGGTGTCCAGGTTGATCATGAGAATATCAGACTGAGTTTGTGACCTGAGGTTCTCTACCAGAATCAGGAGCAATAGGGATTTGGTTGCTAAAGAGGACTCCAAATCAGGGCCACCTCAAATTCTTTCGGGGTACCAACAGCAATCTGGTCACAGCAACAGGTCAAATCATCCTCTGTTGCTTGCTAAGAAGCAGAACAAATTTGTCTGCAGCAGGTATTGCACTGCCAAAGTGCTGCTGGTTCCTGCACTGGGTCACCTCCTCGAGGCTGAGAGATGTCCACACCGTAGGCTGGCGGCACTGGTTCCCCTCCAGCACAGCAGCGTGGGCATCCCTGGAGTCACCCTGCTCTTAAATCCTCAGGTGGGAAGGACATACTGATTTACACATTCAAACAGGATGGTTGTAAAAAACAAGTGCTCTTCACTGTCACAGGTTTGCTCTTTACAAGTTGCCAAAACATGCCAAAGGAGAAAGTCCCTTGCTGGGCCTGGAATACCTGTACATGGACACCCTGGCTCCGCAGTGGCAGCTCGGTAAATACCTCGTCAACATGACACAGGGTGCTCTGGGACAAACACTGAAGCAGCTGTACGAGATGTATGAATCTGAGGCAAGTGACATTTAATTATCATTTTATTAGTGCACTTACTTGATAttacatgaaaatgaaatgaaaccaGCCAAAATAAGCACATAGAGTTATGGCCAGACCTGACCAACTAGATCTACTAAAACACATTAAGGGGAGTGTCTTGACAGCTGGGCAGTTTATTTGCAGTTTTGGCTACAATTAGAAATTACCCTTGAACTTCCAATTTCTAGTCAAGCCTATCACACACTTAAAGTATTGCCCATCAACAAAAATGAGCATTGGTACATAGTTCCTTTAGCTTTTCCTCTGCAATTCACGTTGAGCAACGTCTGAAGCTGTGAACTGGCTGTGAACTCAGACCAGGGCCAGTGGTGACTATTACAGACACTTGTCCTAAGTCCTCCCATGTGCATGTGTTTCATGCTCTGTCTCAAATCAAATCTGGGTTTTGCTCTTCTCCCTGAAATCACCGTGACTGCTTCAGCAGTGATACGCTGCTTGTtaggcctttttttccccccgcaGTCAGACACCTCATTTATACTTGTGTGAAGTGATTATAAAATACCACAAGATCtgcctatagttattttgctACCATCTACATAGTATTCTCAGGAGTCTGGGTGTGTCTGCATTTTTGCTGTGGGTCAGTGGTGGTAGGGTGTCATTAATTTTGATGTAGAAGAGATTCCCACAGTCAGTCAGATATTGGCAATCTGGTCAACTGTCCTATTCTGGTCAATTGTCCTATTCCAGGTCTCACTGTAATTGTAATAAACTGCTTACAAATTCAAAGTACATCGGGAGGGGAAGCATGTCCCAACTCCTTTGAAGTTCTCTATTCAGAGGGAATAAGGTGTGGCCATATGCAAACATTTTGCTAAAATGCATTAATTGCTTATCCTTCATAAGAACGCTTGTCACGTCTATTTTCCTCAGCAAACATTTTCACCTGATCTGGCTGCTAAATCAGAGAGGCACAAAAGAAAGAGGGGGGAACTTCTTTGCAAGCAAGTGCCCAATAAACCCATGTAAATTGTCTTAGTGAGTATATTTGGCCTCTTGAGGAAGGGCTACTGCAATGATTGAGAGAATTTCCACTTTATATTAAGTGAGACCCTAATGCTGAGTCTTCAGGTTTATTCTACTGTAACTTCTGCGGAGACTGTGCCAGCTGAATTGGGAGAAGGATTAGGCTCATGATGTTCACACAGAAAAGTCCTGAATTCTTTTTTCTGTTCCCAGCAGAAGTTTGCTTGAATGCTTTCAGTTTACTGAATGTCACGTTTCACAAATGTGTGTTTTTCTGCAGAGGAACAGCATTGCATATGCGATATACAATGATGAGGTCCCTGAACCAGACTCCAGTGGGTGGAAAAGAGGACATACTAAAGGTACAAGGAGAGTCCCAagttattattttctcctttctaaaGCTGTGGATAGCATCTACTTGTCTGTCTATCTGCATATCTTAAATTCCTGCCTAAAGCAAAACTGGAGAATGATTTGCATCATGCGTGGTTTGTTGTATAGTTATATATGCTGCagcttctgttttggttttgctatgCCTGTGCTATGTTGAAGAACTCTTAGGGCTCATGGGCCCTTTGTTTTCAAGAGTTAACATTTATACAGCTCCTTTCAGTGAGTGTGGACCACATTGACCTGAGCCTAATAGCAACAGCAGTACAAAACACAAAGTGAAAGGCACTCTAAACCCCTCCAAACTCTCTCTCTCTGGGGCAAGAAGCTGCTGCCAAGATCATGGAAGTGCTAAAGCATGCAGCTGAAGTAAAGCAAGACTTTAAATAAGCATAAGCTCCAGTGGAGTTCCGCTGAGGAAGCAGATGGGGTTTGCCCAGCCTGACTCTGAGATGACCACATTTTGGAGGGCTGTGTTTTCAGGCTGCAGCAATGGGGACGGCTCGGGAGCTGTGCTCCTCCCTGGAGCACTCTGCTGCAGAGGGAGGCACAGCCTgtctctctgctgcttccctgcgGAGGAGAATTTGTCTGGGGAAGAAAACACGGCATTGACGGAATCTGTTTCCACTTATGCAGAGAACATATGAAGGGGAGGAAAATGAGTAGTGGAGAGAGGGTCACAACCACTAAATCATCAggctttttaaagacaaaatttgagcagagaaagagaaaagttttgaaaaattttttttcaaaagaaacatggTAACAGTTTGAGTTAGGCTATGCAGGAGAGAATTAATGCAATTTTAATAGAATATTAGTGTCTCCTATAATCCATTGAACTACTCTAGAGACAGTTTACTGTAGACATTAACACACTGAAGTGCAGTGTCTGCAGCAGCAAATCAAAAGTAGGACACAGCTTTATCATCTCCGGGCTTCTTCCTCCTTAATTCATttgcaataacttttttttttttttttgacaggttttCTGCTCTTGGACAAATCACAAGGCTTCTGGGTGATTCACAGTGTGCCCCTGTTCCCTCCCATCCCTGAGGATGGTTATGGGTATCCAGCTACTGGGGAGTCCTATGGACAGACAGCCATCTGTATAACCTTCAAATATGACCAGTTCACAGAAATAGGTATGACAATTTTCTCCCTAAGAAAGCCTTTGCTCCACCGCACCTCTCTGACTGCTTTCCTTGAGGCTTCACCTCAAAAATTGCTTGTTCTTGTCCTTCACTGTCAAATTCAGAAACCAAGTGAGGCTTGGAAACAGCATTCTTGGCCTCAGTTATGTTTATCCAATGATTTCCTGTGTGAATGTGGGAAATTCACTCTTCCACCCTGTCTCCATCTCCCTGTGGGGACTAGGGATAATAATAGTCACAAGTGGAGATCGAGAGTAGACTCAGTCCATGCATacaaaatgctttggaaatatGAAGTAGGATGATTAATCATTTTTAACACTAATAGCTTGTTCAGCTGCAATCATCTGCAGTTCTAAAAATGTAAGACAACCACTGCTTGAGTCTGAGTAGTAGCCTTGACTCATCAGAAATATGAAGAATGGAGGAAATATCACCCAGAATTTACCCAGGTATTTTGTCACAAAAAATACCAATACTAAAACCCCAAATCTATACCTGTAAGATTCAGAACAATCTGAGCGTTGATATCTGGTACTGGAATCCTGAAAGGGACTATCAAAAGGTGTTACAAGAAGTCATACTTCTCAAGTATGACAGGAAGTCATGCTTCATGTTTCTTAATGCTTTTCACActgtttctcactcttttctGAGTTACAAACCTCAAATGATATTAACAATACACATAAGCTGAGCAAATAGCCAGCCTAGCCATATCCCAGAGCTATCTAAACCAGGTTCCTGTTTGTGGAAGTGCATCTATGCATGTGCTTAGGAAAAGAGGACAAGGAAATGAGACACTTACACTAATGCTTTTCCTGGCCCATCCTCCAAGTTTCTGGTAATCTGTGGTTCAGGGATTTCCTGAGCCGGAAAGACTGGAAAGTTCTTGATGGACTGGTCTTCCATGAACTCATCTAATGAGCCCATTTGTTGCCTTGCTCTTTACAATATCCATCGCAAGGAATTCTACAGTTAAGCTGTGCACTGTACAGAAAAGTAAATTTCTTCTGCATATTCAATCTAGACACTGAAAGTCAAGCTCTGTTCTCCCTAAACCCAAACTAGACCCTTTGGCAGCAATCTTTTTGCATTTGGCTTGGCAATGGTAACTGACTGGAAACTACTCCTGTAAATATGGACAGGATTGGATTTACACATGCTGTCTGAGGGCTGTGTGACTGCTTAGAGGCTTGAAGATGAACATGGGTGGAAGTGGCAGTAGACCAAGACCACTGGTTAACAGTTCTGCTAAGAATAATGAAGTGTAAATAGAAAAACCTGAGCGTACTCTCCCAGCCAGTCTACGTGCTACAGGGCCAGTTAGAATACAAAGCAACTAAACATGTTTTTTGGCTGCTAAAATAAGATACTTTGACACTGAACTCCTCCAGGAGATAGGCTGTGAAGAGTAAGAAGGATTTAGGTGTTCTTTCCAAGGCAGAACTTTGCTCTCTAGATTGCTTCACTTTAACCTATTTTAATACTGCATGTGTTcatttctttgggtttttctcAGACCAACAGATGCTGAGTAATAATCCAGGAATCTACAGCTGTTCCATCCCTAACATCTTCCAAGCTGACCTCCCAAATCTGCAGAAGCTCTGTGCAGGGTCCACGCTGCCCTCAGTCCCCTTGCGCCACCTCTCCAAGCTCCAGTCAGCTCACGGGGAAACCTTTCTCCACTTTGCAAAGTCACACTTGTTCATAGATGGTAAGAGTAGCTGTTGCTCTATCACACATTCTCAAGCAAGAAATAAGCAATTAATACATTATTTGGCAATTAGTGTtttctttgaggggaaaaaagaagttcAACTTCAGAAATAAAGGTAACAGAGGGCAAGGAATGGTGTCCCATCATAATATTCTCTTAGCCCCACAAAGCAAAAAGCTGTCTGGTCCTTTAGATCCCTTAAGGTGTTCAACATTGTgaatttcagaaaatttattttctgttattcaacattaacaacaaagaacaaaaatgGGCTTTGAatcatctgctttttaaattattattattattattatgaagaaggcttgaaatttttttcctttctttttttcctgcaaattgtTTGTAACAGTTTTGCAGGAGGAGTAGAAGGCAGAAACTAACTTCTGAAACAAAAGTCAAAATAAGGACAGGGGGCAAAATTCTCACTGACTCACTTTATGCATTTGAATGAAATGAGCCCAGTTTAGGTGATGCTTTTCAGTCACCTCTTAAATGAAAGAATGTGAAGGACTAATTTCCCACAACCTGTGTTATTCCACAGATATCTACGTGGCCTGGATGGCCCAGGAACTGAAAACTGATTTGTTGGCTGAATCCTGGCAGCATTCCCGCCAAAAACTTCCTTCAAATTGCTCTCTTGACTACCACGTCTACAACATAGACCTAATAGGGATGCCATTGAATTTCACCTTCTATTCCATTAACGATCATTCCAAATGGGCTGTTGCAAGGAAATATGAAGATCAGTGGACCTGCATTGGAGACTTAAACCGTGCTGCTGAGCAAGCTTGGAGAAGTGGTGGGTTCATCTGTACACAGAATGAGCACATCTACAAAGCCTTCAGGCATTTGATAATCCACTACAACAGTTGCACCGATGCTTCCACATTGATATAATGAACCATTCCTCCCAAAGAGTACAGCCCCTCATTACACAGAAAGTGTAGGAAATATCTCCCTTAGACCATATTTTCACTCTGAAGAATGGCCCTGTGAGTTGCCAGATGTGTTAGACCTTCACCTCATTAGCTATGAAAGCAGCCGTTTTGCAGGTAAATTATGGCTGTTTTTCTCTGGATGATGGACCAGCAGACCCTGTGTGTGCTGAGCCACGCTCTGCTCTCTCCCTGGCTCCTCTCACCATCAGCGCCAGGCTGGGATGCTGCTGCACAAGGCTACACCAAAGCACATCGCTGTGAGCGACCGTGCACAGGCGTCCCCAGGGCAACTTGTGAGTGATGCCAGACATGGGACAGGAGGAACCGGTCTTGTTAGCTAGGCTGTCAGGGCTGGACAAAGCAAGAGAAAAGTACCCCAAAATGCTTCAAAATTGCGCCACGTTTCAGGCACTGTTGACATCAATCACAGCATTTCTGCTCAGTTTAGGCTGAATCTCTTAAAGAGCTGACTTAATtggataaagacagggagatgaGTTGATCTGTGGATAGAAAGGCTTCATTTTTAGATGATTAATCTTTAGAGAAGAAATGAGCTTTAAATCATTTGTAACCAATAGCTTGTGGGAGTATTTCTAGTGTTTTTATTCATGTACAGCAATCttataaacaaataaacatgtccaaaatataaataagcaaaataaattaagagCAAAAATGGTCTGTTTAcagcctccctcttccatctttATAGCTATTTGTGGTTGGTTACGATGTTTTATAGCTGCCAAAGGAAAAATGGAGACAATtaggaaaagaattaaaaagagaagaaaatatttgaaggaatATATTATTACACCTATATTTTCACACTACAAGAAACGTGGCTGTTAATTTTCATTACTTCCAGTCTCAGGTTTGGGACCTGAAGTTTGCATGGACTTGCTATAAAGACAAAGATAACCTGCAAAATCCTGATACACTCTTGGGTTCGGATTTCAAAAGTGTATCTGTATTTAATATGATCCTAAAtctcagttgtattttttttttcctgaattgctAATATAAACTCCAGTCTGAAGATTTGGCTGTCGCATTAATATTCCTGTTTTGCTGTGTTCGTAGTCCATACACTGATTCTCCACAACAGTGTCTTAAAAGGCAGCAGATATAAAGAAATGCCCCACAACTGCAAGAAGTTGTCAAAGATTCCCTTTGCCTTTTGCCCTGAAAAATCAACCACACAACAAAGTGTATAAAGTACCAAACAAATCAATTACGTTTGTGCGTACTTCTTGAAGATATAAAAAGAATGTATCATCTGGCCTGCTTAATGAGAAGAATTGTGCAGGAGTAGATTTCATATTTAGTCGATCTAGACTGAAGTCAAACCCGAGTCTCATAGCTCTGTGAAAATAATGTGGATAGCTTAGATATTCTGCacaaaataggtatttttatcTTCCCTGTGTATGACCCAATACCATTGATAAAT comes from Athene noctua chromosome 5, bAthNoc1.hap1.1, whole genome shotgun sequence and encodes:
- the DNASE2B gene encoding deoxyribonuclease-2-beta gives rise to the protein MPAGSAWCHPALLLLLSSAPLWAAEISCRNEDGETVDWFALYKLPKHAKGESPLLGLEYLYMDTLAPQWQLGKYLVNMTQGALGQTLKQLYEMYESERNSIAYAIYNDEVPEPDSSGWKRGHTKGFLLLDKSQGFWVIHSVPLFPPIPEDGYGYPATGESYGQTAICITFKYDQFTEIDQQMLSNNPGIYSCSIPNIFQADLPNLQKLCAGSTLPSVPLRHLSKLQSAHGETFLHFAKSHLFIDDIYVAWMAQELKTDLLAESWQHSRQKLPSNCSLDYHVYNIDLIGMPLNFTFYSINDHSKWAVARKYEDQWTCIGDLNRAAEQAWRSGGFICTQNEHIYKAFRHLIIHYNSCTDASTLI